A genomic stretch from Elusimicrobiota bacterium includes:
- a CDS encoding cupin domain-containing protein produces MKSGSAEPQDVKGRVLETAGLVDYQAGAVVSRALIQKTAGTVTLFAFDQGQGLSEHTAPFDALVLILDGEAEIRISGTPHRVKAGQMIIMPAQSPHALQAVKPFKMALVMIRS; encoded by the coding sequence ATGAAAAGCGGATCAGCCGAGCCCCAGGACGTCAAGGGACGGGTGCTGGAGACCGCCGGCCTCGTGGACTACCAGGCCGGCGCCGTGGTGAGCCGCGCCTTGATCCAGAAGACCGCCGGGACCGTGACCCTCTTCGCCTTCGACCAAGGCCAGGGCTTGAGCGAGCACACGGCGCCCTTCGACGCGCTGGTCTTGATCCTCGACGGCGAGGCCGAGATCCGCATCTCCGGCACCCCGCACCGGGTCAAGGCGGGCCAGATGATCATCATGCCCGCCCAGTCGCCGCACGCCCTGCAGGCCGTCAAGCCCTTCAAGATGGCGCTGGTGATGATCCGGTCCTAG
- a CDS encoding response regulator, with amino-acid sequence MATRIMVVDDDPLVGELSSALLRDAGYEVELVNDSTKALEMIKAKPPAVAVLDILMPGLDGMTLCHRIKSDPTTKQVRVVIVSGKAFHADRKRALDYGAELFIEKPYDVDTFAKQIGELIAGQAPAPPPATEEAHLGARAEEPADAKLHMTVWGCRSLSPFKGGEPSRYGRHTSCVTLETANDILIFDAGSGIVPLGREIVKNDRYKNLWIFLSHFHQDHFEGLAEFAPAYAPGYKLNISGANDPGQALQDRIQRIFETAPPDLGPLQAELQLFEMMEETYEVLPGVQVSPYFANHPGTTLGFVVELEGRRFAYSPDAEIYGEEGTALQDYDERLGRLIKGADLLIHDARYLDSDYQTRKNNGHSSWINTLHLAARSGVKRLVLFHHDDAYTDAVLDRIDADAQKVVADKGYKIQVVMAREALKIGI; translated from the coding sequence ATGGCGACACGCATCATGGTGGTGGACGACGACCCCCTGGTGGGCGAGCTCTCCTCCGCTCTGCTCCGGGACGCCGGCTACGAGGTCGAGCTCGTCAACGACAGCACCAAGGCCCTTGAGATGATCAAGGCCAAGCCCCCGGCCGTCGCCGTCCTCGACATCCTCATGCCCGGCCTCGACGGCATGACCCTCTGCCACCGCATCAAGAGCGACCCCACCACCAAGCAGGTGCGGGTGGTCATCGTCTCGGGCAAGGCCTTCCACGCCGACCGCAAGCGCGCGCTGGACTACGGGGCCGAGCTCTTCATCGAGAAGCCCTACGACGTCGACACCTTCGCCAAGCAGATCGGCGAGCTGATCGCCGGCCAGGCCCCGGCGCCGCCCCCCGCGACGGAAGAGGCCCACCTGGGCGCCCGGGCGGAGGAGCCCGCCGACGCCAAGCTCCACATGACGGTCTGGGGCTGCCGCAGCCTCTCCCCGTTCAAGGGCGGCGAGCCTTCCCGCTACGGGCGGCACACGTCCTGCGTCACCTTGGAGACCGCCAACGACATCCTCATCTTCGACGCGGGCTCCGGCATCGTGCCCCTGGGGCGCGAGATCGTCAAGAACGACCGCTACAAGAACCTATGGATCTTCCTGTCCCACTTCCACCAGGACCATTTCGAGGGCCTGGCCGAGTTCGCGCCGGCCTACGCCCCGGGCTACAAGCTCAACATCAGCGGCGCCAACGACCCGGGCCAAGCGCTCCAGGACCGCATCCAGCGCATCTTCGAGACCGCGCCGCCCGACCTCGGCCCACTGCAGGCCGAGCTGCAGCTCTTCGAGATGATGGAGGAGACCTACGAGGTGCTCCCCGGCGTGCAGGTCTCGCCGTACTTCGCCAACCATCCCGGCACGACTTTGGGCTTCGTCGTCGAGCTCGAAGGGCGCCGCTTCGCCTACTCCCCGGACGCCGAGATCTACGGGGAGGAAGGGACGGCCCTGCAGGACTACGACGAGCGGCTCGGACGCCTCATCAAGGGCGCCGACCTGCTCATCCACGACGCCCGCTACCTCGACTCCGACTACCAGACGCGCAAGAACAACGGCCATTCCAGCTGGATCAACACTCTGCATCTGGCCGCGCGCAGCGGGGTCAAGCGCCTGGTCCTGTTCCATCACGACGACGCCTACACCGACGCCGTCCTCGACCGGATCGACGCCGACGCCCAGAAGGTCGTCGCGGACAAGGGCTACAAGATCCAGGTCGTCATGGCGCGCGAGGCGCTCAAGATCGGGATATGA
- the rsmD gene encoding 16S rRNA (guanine(966)-N(2))-methyltransferase RsmD encodes MRIIAGQLRGRHIKGPGKDSGVRPISGRIKQSLFDIISGLVPGSRLLDLFAGTGAVGIEALSRGAAFVFFVDLERRCTELIARNLAAAGFADKGKVHFGNALSDLSWIPFRSGTSQYDLIFMGPPYKDEQKRPLSYSTPALAKLAEAGLLAPKGWAVCQHHVKEDVQAPAGWVQVRREKYGDTYLDFFRHAATQGGPAL; translated from the coding sequence ATGCGCATCATCGCCGGCCAGCTGCGCGGCCGCCACATCAAGGGGCCGGGCAAGGACTCGGGGGTGCGTCCCATCTCGGGGCGCATCAAGCAGTCGCTCTTCGACATCATCTCAGGGCTGGTCCCGGGCTCGCGGCTGCTGGACCTCTTCGCGGGGACCGGGGCCGTCGGCATCGAGGCCCTCTCGCGGGGCGCGGCTTTCGTCTTCTTCGTGGACCTGGAACGGCGCTGCACGGAGCTCATCGCGCGCAACCTGGCCGCGGCGGGTTTCGCGGACAAGGGCAAGGTCCATTTCGGCAACGCCTTGAGCGACCTGTCCTGGATCCCGTTCCGCTCCGGGACCTCGCAGTACGACCTCATCTTCATGGGGCCGCCGTACAAGGACGAGCAGAAGCGTCCGCTGTCCTACTCCACGCCGGCCCTGGCCAAGTTGGCCGAGGCGGGTCTTCTGGCGCCCAAGGGCTGGGCCGTGTGCCAGCACCACGTCAAGGAAGACGTGCAGGCGCCCGCGGGCTGGGTGCAGGTGCGCCGCGAGAAGTACGGCGACACCTATTTGGACTTCTTCCGTCACGCCGCGACTCAGGGAGGGCCGGCCCTCTAA